Proteins from a genomic interval of Deltaproteobacteria bacterium:
- the tsaE gene encoding tRNA (adenosine(37)-N6)-threonylcarbamoyltransferase complex ATPase subunit type 1 TsaE, which produces MNSLKETLELLIPEVQEKTILGLIGDLGFGKTTLVSELLGSFGLQMTSSPTFSLINPYRLANGLKVYHVDLYRLKNFEEIEASGFWDLFADEEAFFIIEWIDRLDFQELPFNFKKIILTIFLSKNDSSKDPVRSYQLNWL; this is translated from the coding sequence ATGAACAGTCTTAAAGAAACTCTCGAATTATTAATTCCAGAAGTTCAAGAGAAAACCATCTTGGGTCTGATCGGAGACTTAGGGTTCGGTAAAACCACCTTGGTCAGCGAGTTGCTTGGTTCCTTTGGTTTGCAGATGACAAGTTCGCCCACTTTTTCTCTAATTAATCCTTATAGATTAGCTAATGGCCTTAAAGTCTATCATGTAGACCTATACAGGCTGAAAAATTTTGAAGAAATCGAGGCTTCAGGTTTTTGGGATTTATTTGCCGACGAGGAAGCTTTTTTTATTATAGAATGGATAGATCGATTGGATTTTCAAGAATTGCCTTTTAATTTTAAAAAAATAATTTTGACAATTTTCTTATCAAAGAATGATTCCTCTAAGGATCCGGTGAGGTCCTATCAACTTAACTGGCTTTAG
- a CDS encoding LysR family transcriptional regulator, whose product MIQWDDYRYFLALYRSKTLKASARELKVDQATVGRRILSLEEEIGTQLFEKRSDGYFVTLAGERILPTLQASEEGILAVERIIAGQDERVQGIVKIAMPGALANHWLIPKLRPFIQKHRQIEFEFLTGAEVVNLSRREADLAIRLVRPQQSDLIVKKIGEIELAIYGHASLFTPKRKPTTRGELKNFPFIGLFPNASSDLEKQILKKIESSIQCTIRSSAWSSVFYSIQAGLGIGILPGFVAARDSQLVQLQIEDPVRAPLWLVAHPDIVNSARVRAVIDYLVELFRKE is encoded by the coding sequence ATGATTCAATGGGATGACTATAGGTATTTTTTGGCGCTTTATCGAAGTAAAACTCTTAAGGCTTCCGCTCGCGAGCTAAAGGTGGACCAAGCAACAGTGGGAAGAAGAATACTAAGTCTAGAGGAAGAGATAGGAACTCAGTTATTTGAGAAACGGTCCGACGGGTACTTTGTGACCCTGGCAGGTGAAAGAATATTGCCGACCTTGCAGGCCTCAGAGGAGGGGATTCTTGCGGTGGAAAGAATTATCGCAGGTCAAGATGAGCGTGTTCAGGGAATCGTTAAAATAGCCATGCCCGGGGCCCTGGCAAATCATTGGTTAATTCCCAAGCTTCGACCCTTTATTCAAAAACACAGACAAATTGAGTTTGAATTTTTGACAGGGGCCGAGGTGGTTAATCTCTCTCGAAGAGAAGCTGACTTAGCCATTCGGCTTGTCAGACCACAGCAAAGTGACCTGATTGTTAAAAAAATTGGAGAGATTGAATTGGCTATTTATGGCCATGCTTCATTATTTACCCCTAAGAGAAAACCAACAACAAGAGGGGAACTGAAAAATTTCCCTTTTATTGGACTTTTTCCCAACGCCTCAAGTGATCTTGAAAAGCAAATATTAAAAAAAATAGAATCATCTATCCAGTGTACGATTCGATCTTCAGCCTGGAGCTCTGTTTTTTATTCAATACAAGCTGGATTAGGAATTGGAATTTTACCCGGGTTTGTGGCTGCGAGGGATTCTCAACTTGTCCAGCTCCAGATTGAGGATCCAGTTCGTGCTCCCTTATGGTTGGTGGCTCATCCTGATATTGTAAATAGCGCAAGAGTCCGTGCTGTCATAGATTATTTAGTAGAACTATTTAGGAAGGAATAA
- the rnc gene encoding ribonuclease III, with translation MDYSFNDKSLLSLALTHKSFAVETKKKTQHNEKLEFLGDAVLDFILSEVLYRMFPNDDEGVLSKKRASLVNEESLAQLACSMGLDKFLKLGKGEMQAGGEKNPRLQASVLEALTGAIFLDGGYEAVKKFLLTYFQEELRNLNLEVHYAKDYKTRLQEVIQKTNKAPPQYILVSETGLSHEKEFYVKVILGDKTLGHGKGKSKKEAEQVAAEKALKELQ, from the coding sequence ATGGATTACAGCTTTAACGATAAGAGCCTTTTATCCTTGGCCCTCACACATAAAAGTTTTGCTGTCGAAACAAAGAAAAAAACTCAGCATAATGAGAAGCTCGAGTTTTTAGGCGATGCCGTTTTAGATTTTATCTTAAGTGAAGTCCTTTACCGGATGTTTCCCAATGATGACGAAGGGGTCTTATCGAAAAAAAGAGCCTCCTTGGTGAATGAGGAATCCCTGGCGCAATTAGCTTGTTCTATGGGCCTGGATAAATTTTTGAAACTAGGCAAAGGCGAGATGCAGGCCGGTGGTGAAAAAAACCCAAGACTTCAGGCCTCGGTACTGGAAGCCCTCACCGGGGCGATTTTTTTAGACGGTGGCTATGAGGCTGTTAAAAAGTTTTTGCTTACTTATTTTCAAGAAGAGTTAAGAAATTTGAATCTAGAGGTTCATTATGCTAAAGACTACAAAACAAGGCTTCAGGAAGTGATTCAGAAAACAAATAAAGCTCCTCCTCAGTATATTTTGGTTTCAGAGACGGGACTCTCCCATGAGAAGGAATTTTATGTGAAAGTGATTTTAGGGGACAAGACATTGGGTCATGGAAAAGGAAAGTCAAAAAAAGAAGCTGAACAAGTGGCGGCAGAAAAAGCCTTAAAGGAATTACAATGA
- the era gene encoding GTPase Era, producing MKNYKAGFIGLIGEPNAGKSTLMNFLVQEKVSIVTSKPQTTRRRIHGIYTDKSGQIVFVDSPGLIHATAGLNAFLAYEALEVIRESDVLIAVLSVDTQKKETIEEILSLITKSKKPWFVVITKTDLSEKSHRVLIMKDLLQSYGVRVFTLSLKESELEEYKSERPLILEHGISLLPSSEKPLYEEDEYTTESVRQLACEIVREKCFEFCHQEIPYNMAVRSILYDEHSKKVPHVSLEIVVAKENHKGMVIGKGGENLKKIGSEARKSIEKILNEKIFLDLKVSYRENWFKNDHIMKELGYFHEKRRTPHK from the coding sequence ATGAAAAATTACAAAGCCGGTTTTATTGGACTTATCGGTGAACCTAATGCGGGAAAGTCAACCTTGATGAATTTTTTAGTTCAAGAAAAGGTATCTATTGTCACTTCGAAACCGCAAACAACAAGACGTCGCATTCACGGTATTTACACAGATAAATCGGGACAAATTGTTTTTGTCGATTCACCTGGGCTCATTCATGCCACCGCTGGGCTGAATGCCTTTTTGGCCTATGAAGCCCTGGAAGTTATCAGGGAGAGTGATGTTTTAATTGCCGTTTTAAGTGTGGACACGCAAAAAAAAGAAACCATTGAAGAGATCTTGTCTTTAATTACAAAAAGTAAAAAACCTTGGTTTGTTGTGATTACGAAAACGGATTTGAGTGAAAAATCCCATCGGGTCTTAATCATGAAAGATTTATTACAATCCTATGGAGTCAGGGTATTTACCCTCTCCTTGAAAGAATCTGAACTAGAGGAATATAAATCAGAACGACCTTTGATCCTCGAACACGGAATTTCACTTTTACCAAGCTCTGAAAAACCACTTTATGAAGAAGATGAGTACACTACCGAGTCGGTACGGCAGTTAGCTTGTGAGATTGTCAGGGAAAAATGTTTTGAGTTTTGTCATCAAGAAATTCCCTATAACATGGCTGTTCGATCTATTCTCTATGATGAGCATTCAAAAAAAGTCCCTCACGTTTCCCTTGAAATTGTTGTTGCTAAAGAAAATCATAAGGGTATGGTGATTGGAAAAGGCGGCGAAAATCTTAAAAAAATTGGTTCCGAAGCGCGAAAGTCGATTGAAAAAATACTCAATGAAAAAATATTTTTGGATTTGAAAGTATCCTATCGGGAAAATTGGTTCAAAAACGATCACATAATGAAAGAATTAGGTTATTTCCATGAAAAACGTAGAACTCCTCACAAATGA
- the der gene encoding ribosome biogenesis GTPase Der, producing the protein MKNVELLTNDIPKVAIVGRPNVGKSTLFNILTDSRKSIVKNQPGVTRDLVIEPVEIWGKTFDLIDTGGVTEAQDLFSKLIKEQVTEFLETTDLIIAVMDGRSGLVPEDRDILKLVKKSGKDCLIVVNKVDKVLEDETAKADFYEFGQDLVSCSFEQRKGIAEILEWITQRIPEKIITKDRGITFSIVGKPNVGKSSLCNAILGMPRMMVSAVAGTTIDSIDSQFEYKEKLYTLVDTAGLRRPSKREDHVEIISAFKSHEAIRRSQIVLLVIDALEGPTEQDAKILNSILEDHRGAIIVANKSDLAKKESADYKEIFLEKIKREFHFFTDVRVVFTSAKNKNGLEDLLREIEVVEGLISFRVSTRDLNDFFFSAIRRAPSPVYGNSNVKFFYLTQTYQKPPAFIAFANHPDGVTVGYRRFLINQIKEHYKLHGIPIRIFCMKSRQRDGS; encoded by the coding sequence ATGAAAAACGTAGAACTCCTCACAAATGATATTCCGAAGGTGGCCATTGTCGGTAGGCCTAATGTTGGAAAATCCACGCTCTTTAATATTTTAACCGATTCTAGAAAGTCGATCGTTAAAAATCAACCAGGAGTGACTCGAGATTTAGTTATTGAGCCTGTTGAGATTTGGGGTAAAACCTTTGATCTGATTGATACGGGAGGGGTAACTGAAGCTCAGGATTTATTTTCAAAATTAATTAAAGAACAAGTTACCGAATTTTTAGAAACAACGGATTTGATCATTGCCGTCATGGACGGAAGATCGGGACTGGTTCCCGAGGATCGGGACATCTTAAAGCTCGTAAAAAAATCGGGAAAAGACTGCCTCATCGTCGTGAATAAAGTAGACAAGGTTCTTGAAGACGAAACGGCAAAAGCTGATTTTTATGAATTTGGTCAGGATCTTGTCAGTTGTTCCTTTGAACAAAGAAAAGGAATTGCGGAAATTTTAGAATGGATCACTCAAAGAATTCCAGAAAAAATAATTACAAAGGATAGGGGTATCACTTTTTCCATTGTTGGAAAACCCAATGTGGGAAAAAGTTCCCTCTGCAATGCGATTTTGGGAATGCCAAGAATGATGGTCAGTGCGGTTGCGGGAACAACCATCGATTCCATTGATTCCCAATTTGAGTATAAGGAGAAACTGTATACTTTAGTTGATACGGCAGGCTTACGAAGGCCCTCCAAAAGAGAAGATCATGTCGAGATCATTAGCGCCTTTAAATCCCATGAAGCGATTCGAAGATCACAAATTGTGCTTTTAGTCATTGATGCCTTAGAGGGACCAACGGAGCAAGATGCCAAGATCTTAAATTCCATTCTTGAGGATCATCGGGGTGCGATAATTGTGGCCAATAAGTCTGATTTGGCTAAAAAAGAAAGTGCAGATTATAAGGAAATCTTTTTAGAAAAAATCAAAAGAGAGTTTCATTTTTTTACTGACGTGCGAGTCGTTTTTACCTCAGCAAAAAACAAAAATGGTTTGGAAGATTTGTTAAGAGAAATTGAAGTGGTTGAGGGCTTGATTAGTTTTAGAGTCTCAACAAGGGACCTGAATGATTTCTTTTTTTCGGCGATCCGAAGAGCTCCATCTCCCGTTTATGGGAATTCAAATGTTAAGTTTTTTTATTTGACCCAGACCTATCAAAAGCCACCGGCCTTTATTGCCTTCGCAAATCATCCGGACGGAGTGACGGTAGGGTACCGACGGTTTTTAATTAATCAAATCAAAGAACATTATAAACTCCATGGAATACCCATTCGCATATTTTGTATGAAATCAAGACAGAGGGATGGATCTTAG
- the mnmA gene encoding tRNA 2-thiouridine(34) synthase MnmA — MDKNILTIKNKRVLVAMSGGVDSSVAAALLVEQGYEVIGATMQVWDYSACEIQGGNEIQEGHGTCCSSLDVDDARSVADKLNIPFYVINCETKFKEKVIDPFIAGYLSGQTPLPCVNCNTYLKFDHLIQKMKELDCSYLATGHYAQIVERNGQSFIQTSEDDWKDQTYFLFTIQPEIIPHLLFPVGEYKKPQVRDLAKKWGLTVAAKKDSQGICFVGNQGYDHFIESQVSAEKLNAKKGLLKRYPSGVVMGEHQGIHHYTYGQSKGIGLNHHEKLFVIKVDAVDNTVWVGDEEYLFGDKVEIRKMHLLSELEDNKEYLVKIRYQHKGSLAKIVKNADGYQAQFLEKQRAITPGQAAVIYDENRLMGGGWIQI, encoded by the coding sequence ATGGACAAAAATATTTTAACGATCAAAAACAAACGAGTCTTAGTAGCTATGAGCGGGGGCGTTGATAGCTCCGTCGCTGCAGCTCTTTTGGTTGAGCAAGGTTATGAAGTTATCGGGGCAACCATGCAAGTTTGGGATTATTCCGCCTGTGAAATTCAAGGAGGAAATGAAATTCAGGAGGGGCATGGCACCTGCTGTTCCAGCCTAGATGTGGACGACGCTCGAAGTGTGGCCGATAAATTAAATATTCCCTTTTATGTTATTAACTGTGAAACCAAGTTTAAAGAGAAAGTGATTGATCCCTTTATTGCGGGTTATTTGTCTGGACAGACACCTTTGCCCTGTGTGAATTGCAATACGTATTTAAAATTCGATCATTTAATCCAAAAAATGAAAGAACTAGATTGTTCTTATTTGGCAACGGGACATTATGCCCAAATTGTGGAACGAAACGGTCAGTCCTTTATTCAAACCTCAGAAGATGATTGGAAAGATCAAACTTATTTTCTCTTTACGATCCAGCCAGAAATTATACCCCACTTGCTTTTTCCAGTGGGGGAATACAAAAAACCTCAAGTCAGAGACTTAGCAAAAAAATGGGGCTTAACCGTAGCGGCAAAAAAAGACTCTCAAGGAATCTGCTTTGTTGGGAACCAGGGTTATGATCATTTTATTGAATCCCAAGTGAGTGCGGAAAAATTAAATGCGAAAAAAGGACTCTTAAAACGGTACCCCTCGGGAGTAGTTATGGGAGAGCATCAAGGGATCCATCACTACACCTATGGACAAAGCAAAGGCATAGGGTTAAACCATCATGAAAAATTATTCGTGATCAAAGTGGATGCTGTCGATAATACCGTTTGGGTGGGCGATGAAGAATATCTTTTTGGCGATAAAGTGGAAATCAGAAAAATGCATTTACTTTCAGAACTGGAAGATAACAAAGAGTACTTAGTTAAAATCAGGTATCAGCATAAGGGTTCCTTGGCTAAGATAGTTAAGAATGCAGATGGTTACCAGGCTCAATTCCTTGAAAAGCAAAGGGCGATAACGCCGGGACAAGCCGCCGTCATTTATGATGAAAACAGGTTGATGGGTGGGGGATGGATACAAATTTAA
- a CDS encoding CBS domain-containing protein, which produces MKILLKNQITRKLTCIPQEMSVHEAKKIMQNNWFRHLPIKDAGGEYILGMISDRDLLRAHSENQTVSSLMSSPVKTYDIETPVKTIVHSMIESKVSAFLITQKGEIIGIVTSEDLLLLLSQVLTESHKTEMILSQYMASPLFQQSINMLNQAGI; this is translated from the coding sequence ATGAAAATTCTACTGAAAAATCAAATTACCAGAAAATTAACTTGTATTCCTCAAGAAATGTCTGTTCACGAAGCAAAAAAAATAATGCAAAATAACTGGTTCCGGCATTTACCTATCAAAGACGCTGGCGGAGAATACATCTTGGGAATGATTTCAGATCGAGACCTTCTTCGCGCTCATTCAGAAAACCAAACCGTTTCTTCCCTCATGAGCTCTCCCGTTAAGACCTATGATATTGAAACCCCTGTAAAGACCATAGTTCATAGCATGATTGAGTCAAAGGTTTCTGCTTTTTTGATTACGCAAAAAGGAGAAATTATTGGCATCGTGACCTCAGAAGACCTATTGCTTTTGCTGTCTCAGGTTCTTACCGAAAGCCATAAAACAGAAATGATTCTATCTCAGTACATGGCAAGTCCTCTTTTCCAACAATCCATAAACATGCTTAACCAAGCTGGAATTTAA
- a CDS encoding DEAD/DEAH box helicase: protein MTTKIENTDKNIDRTTDRTANEKTRNFSDLNLDPLLLKAVKEQGYETPTPIQEQAIPFLLQGKDLLGCAQTGTGKTAAFALPILQHLHVNKVKLEPKQVRTLILSPTRELAVQIHESFLSYGKHLRLKYAVVFGGVGQGPQVSSLAHGVDVLIATPGRLLDLLGQRCLFLNKVEIFVLDEADRMLDMGFLPDVKRILPILSKKRQTLFFSATMPKDIKALADSMLQDPIHIKVAPVSSTVELIHQSVMYVDKAKKKDLLMHLLEDHQFQKVIIFTRTKHGANRLSDTLMSLRVKSEAIHGNKSQNARQRALENLRSGKNRVLVATDIVARGIDIDNISHVINYELPADSESYVHRIGRTARAGTKGIAISLCDSEERSYLRDIEKLIGKAIPLIKEQPFHSRYVEDAKVLSKGQAKALIEGKGRGGRNAGKRPFQKNRKPTSGGHRSKPF from the coding sequence ATGACCACAAAAATCGAAAATACAGATAAAAATATAGATAGAACAACAGATAGAACCGCAAATGAAAAAACAAGGAATTTTTCAGATTTAAATCTGGACCCCTTGTTATTAAAAGCAGTGAAAGAGCAGGGCTATGAGACTCCAACTCCCATTCAGGAGCAAGCCATTCCCTTTTTGCTTCAAGGCAAGGATTTACTTGGATGTGCCCAGACGGGCACAGGGAAAACAGCGGCCTTTGCTTTGCCCATTTTACAGCATTTACACGTGAACAAGGTCAAACTGGAACCCAAGCAGGTGAGAACATTAATCTTGAGCCCCACTCGAGAATTAGCCGTGCAGATACACGAGAGCTTTCTGAGTTATGGCAAACATCTGCGGCTCAAGTATGCGGTTGTCTTTGGCGGCGTTGGCCAGGGCCCGCAGGTTTCGTCCTTAGCCCATGGGGTTGATGTTTTAATTGCCACTCCTGGAAGGTTATTAGATTTACTGGGACAAAGATGTCTGTTTCTAAATAAAGTGGAAATTTTTGTTCTGGATGAAGCCGATCGGATGTTAGACATGGGATTTCTTCCTGATGTGAAACGCATATTGCCCATTCTATCAAAAAAACGACAAACTTTATTTTTTTCTGCTACCATGCCAAAGGACATCAAGGCCTTGGCTGATTCCATGTTGCAGGATCCAATTCATATAAAGGTAGCTCCCGTTTCATCCACTGTGGAGCTGATTCATCAGTCCGTGATGTACGTTGATAAAGCTAAGAAAAAAGATTTATTGATGCATTTGTTAGAGGATCATCAATTTCAAAAAGTGATCATTTTTACACGAACAAAGCATGGGGCGAATCGACTTTCAGATACTCTCATGAGCCTGCGAGTTAAGTCAGAGGCCATTCATGGAAACAAATCTCAAAATGCCAGACAAAGAGCCTTAGAAAACCTCAGATCAGGGAAGAATAGGGTCCTCGTCGCTACGGATATTGTTGCCAGGGGGATTGATATTGATAATATTTCCCATGTTATCAATTACGAGCTGCCTGCCGATTCAGAAAGTTATGTTCATCGAATTGGAAGGACAGCCAGGGCCGGTACTAAAGGCATCGCGATCTCTTTATGTGATTCCGAGGAAAGATCTTATTTGAGGGATATTGAAAAACTTATTGGTAAGGCCATTCCTTTGATTAAGGAGCAGCCTTTTCACTCACGGTATGTTGAAGATGCTAAAGTTCTTTCAAAAGGACAAGCGAAAGCCTTGATTGAGGGAAAAGGTCGAGGGGGCCGAAATGCAGGGAAACGGCCTTTTCAAAAAAATAGAAAGCCCACATCGGGTGGTCACCGAAGCAAACCATTTTAG
- a CDS encoding cysteine desulfurase, protein MSLNLLWSYLDHNATTPVWGEMIQEIPKWLNSFGNPSSIHQSGRAPKNIIREARKSIAEFLGVSPLEIIFNSGASEGNNTVIKGFYELLISGRIPAERNEFMCSLVEHPSVIKSYKFIESKGLKVHWIPVSQKGSIDLAFFREKLSSKIGLVSVMGANNETGNIFPIKKMAQETHEVGAFFHCDSVQLIGKTLIEFLDLNVDYATFSGHKFYALKGTGFLYVKKKSPYQNLIDGGAQERSRRGGTENTLGIASLGYMLKVISSNQVRIKEIENLRNQLEAAILNRIDGVKITGIENPRLVNTSHMTIEGIDGETLLMNLDLEGFHVSTGAACSSGNPEPSPVLLNMGFTRDQAQSSLRVSLGWGSSYEEIERFSLALEKIISRLREIKHGQKYFNDQKQTSLSSYERGR, encoded by the coding sequence ATGAGCTTAAATTTACTTTGGTCCTATTTGGACCACAATGCAACAACTCCAGTGTGGGGTGAAATGATCCAAGAGATTCCTAAATGGCTAAATTCATTTGGAAATCCAAGCTCTATCCACCAATCCGGGAGGGCTCCTAAAAATATCATCCGTGAGGCTCGAAAAAGTATTGCTGAGTTCCTGGGGGTGTCTCCCCTTGAAATCATATTCAACTCAGGTGCGAGTGAGGGCAATAACACGGTTATCAAAGGGTTCTATGAATTACTCATTTCAGGGAGGATTCCTGCCGAACGGAATGAATTTATGTGTTCTCTTGTAGAGCATCCAAGTGTGATTAAATCCTACAAGTTTATAGAATCAAAGGGGCTTAAGGTTCATTGGATCCCGGTAAGTCAGAAGGGATCGATAGACCTAGCTTTTTTTAGAGAAAAGTTATCGTCGAAAATTGGTTTAGTGAGTGTCATGGGCGCTAATAATGAAACGGGAAATATTTTTCCGATAAAAAAAATGGCCCAGGAAACTCATGAGGTTGGAGCTTTTTTTCATTGCGATAGCGTGCAATTAATTGGAAAAACTCTGATTGAATTTTTGGATTTAAATGTCGATTATGCCACTTTCTCTGGACATAAATTCTATGCCCTCAAGGGAACAGGATTTTTGTATGTCAAAAAAAAATCTCCCTACCAGAATTTGATAGACGGTGGAGCTCAAGAGCGATCTCGAAGAGGGGGGACTGAAAACACCTTAGGGATTGCTTCTCTGGGGTATATGTTAAAAGTCATTTCAAGCAACCAAGTAAGAATAAAAGAAATCGAAAACTTAAGAAATCAATTAGAAGCGGCTATTTTAAACAGAATTGACGGAGTGAAAATCACTGGCATTGAAAACCCAAGACTGGTAAATACCTCTCATATGACTATTGAGGGCATCGACGGGGAAACCTTGCTTATGAATTTAGATCTAGAGGGTTTTCATGTTTCGACGGGAGCCGCCTGTAGTTCAGGAAATCCTGAGCCAAGCCCGGTCCTTTTAAATATGGGATTTACCAGAGATCAGGCGCAGTCAAGTTTGAGAGTCTCTTTGGGATGGGGCTCAAGTTATGAGGAAATAGAAAGATTTAGTTTAGCATTAGAAAAAATTATCAGCAGATTAAGAGAAATAAAACATGGACAAAAATATTTTAACGATCAAAAACAAACGAGTCTTAGTAGCTATGAGCGGGGGCGTTGA
- a CDS encoding response regulator, whose protein sequence is MAYKILIVEDEEELRELIFLQLEEADREFLFAANGEEAMKILENNKIDFLITDLAMPKMNGFELLRSIKKSNWVFPTLVLTGHADSLVANQLRPYGVGHFLNKPWRKDELMEIVSSTLTKKDKLTG, encoded by the coding sequence ATGGCATATAAGATCTTAATTGTTGAAGATGAAGAGGAATTAAGAGAATTAATTTTTCTCCAATTAGAAGAAGCAGATCGAGAGTTTTTATTCGCTGCCAATGGGGAAGAAGCAATGAAAATTCTTGAAAATAATAAAATTGATTTTTTGATCACAGATTTAGCCATGCCTAAAATGAATGGTTTTGAACTTCTGAGATCCATTAAAAAAAGTAACTGGGTTTTTCCAACCCTCGTATTGACGGGCCATGCAGATAGCTTGGTCGCGAATCAACTCAGACCCTATGGAGTAGGACATTTTTTAAATAAGCCTTGGAGAAAAGATGAACTGATGGAAATTGTCAGCTCCACTTTAACCAAAAAAGATAAGCTAACGGGTTGA
- the mtaB gene encoding tRNA (N(6)-L-threonylcarbamoyladenosine(37)-C(2))-methylthiotransferase MtaB, with translation MDTNLNFQYHTFGCKVNTYDTGLIQKKMILKTNGYPVHILNTCAVTQEATKQAVKLIRKLKAKDPISTIVVTGCAAQVDTQQFEAIPAVDLVVANSHKHELPEIMNLFFKKEIKNKVFKGNIFRKEDLGVGGGEEKEHTRSFLKIQDGCNSFCSYCIIPYARGTSRSLAASHLVSKINEIHNHGVLEVVLTGVHIGDYYDAKSNLNLDGLLSEILKKTKIPRIRLTSLEPVEITEALIEIFKSPRICPHFHMSIQSANTEVLKEMKRNYTQNEVKNTLLKIKEFFPESFVGMDVIVGFPNENKERFQDTFQVLKNLPWNRLHVFPYSERTGTKAAVMTEIVPMAERKQRAEALRELSYERLLASAHQQVHKEKKVLIMKNKVGLSPDYWNVQIPEASEFLDSWVGEEVKVKIIGFDEKKNQQDVVLIGELIESA, from the coding sequence ATGGATACAAATTTAAATTTTCAATACCACACTTTTGGTTGCAAGGTGAATACCTACGATACAGGCTTGATACAAAAGAAAATGATTTTAAAAACCAATGGATATCCCGTTCATATATTAAACACCTGTGCTGTGACTCAAGAAGCTACCAAGCAAGCGGTTAAGTTGATTCGTAAGTTGAAGGCCAAGGATCCCATTTCAACTATTGTCGTCACTGGTTGCGCCGCTCAAGTCGACACTCAGCAGTTTGAGGCCATTCCAGCAGTGGACCTTGTGGTTGCCAATTCCCATAAACATGAGCTGCCAGAAATCATGAATTTATTCTTCAAAAAAGAAATTAAAAATAAAGTTTTTAAAGGGAATATCTTCAGAAAAGAGGATCTGGGAGTGGGTGGTGGAGAAGAAAAAGAACACACCCGGTCTTTTTTAAAAATACAAGATGGCTGCAATAGTTTTTGTTCCTATTGTATCATACCCTATGCTCGAGGGACTTCTCGTTCCTTGGCAGCATCGCATTTGGTTTCTAAAATAAATGAAATTCACAACCATGGTGTTTTAGAGGTGGTGTTAACCGGAGTTCATATTGGAGATTACTACGATGCCAAATCAAATTTAAATCTGGATGGGTTATTGTCAGAGATCTTAAAAAAAACTAAGATCCCTCGGATTCGACTCACTAGTCTGGAGCCCGTTGAGATAACTGAAGCCTTAATTGAAATTTTTAAAAGCCCACGAATTTGTCCTCACTTTCATATGAGCATTCAAAGTGCAAACACTGAAGTTTTAAAAGAAATGAAAAGAAATTACACTCAAAACGAAGTTAAAAACACCTTACTTAAAATTAAGGAATTCTTTCCTGAGTCTTTTGTTGGAATGGATGTGATCGTCGGTTTTCCAAACGAAAACAAGGAACGCTTTCAGGACACGTTTCAGGTGCTTAAGAACTTACCTTGGAACCGGCTGCATGTCTTTCCCTACTCCGAAAGAACGGGGACAAAGGCCGCAGTCATGACTGAAATCGTTCCTATGGCAGAAAGAAAGCAAAGGGCTGAAGCTCTGCGTGAGTTAAGTTATGAAAGATTGTTGGCCTCGGCCCATCAGCAAGTTCATAAGGAGAAAAAGGTTTTGATTATGAAGAACAAAGTAGGACTGAGTCCCGATTACTGGAACGTTCAAATTCCAGAAGCCAGTGAGTTTCTAGATTCCTGGGTTGGAGAAGAGGTAAAAGTTAAAATCATTGGTTTTGACGAGAAAAAAAACCAACAGGATGTTGTTTTGATCGGAGAACTGATTGAATCAGCATGA